A portion of the Intestinibacillus sp. Marseille-P6563 genome contains these proteins:
- a CDS encoding ethanolamine utilization protein EutH has translation MSVFTESVQAWVSNISINSVIMMIMMIFMVVGAIDKILGNKYGYGEQFEEGFNAIGPLALSMAGVVAAAPVLAEILGPILKPIYTAIGADASMFATTLLACDMGGYPLAMELASNEAIGNFAGLILGTMMGPTIVFTIPVALGIIKKEDRSYLGAGVLAGMITIPLGCIAGGLVMNMTPYKLSIGTILINLVPVIIIAALIVIGLWFAPSAMIRGFNVFGTGVTIVITIFTAIAVFQQITGIMFPLFDVMSTVDPETGLTPLNSGLLTCGQIGIVLIGAFPMVKWITKTFGGALNKIGAAFGMNDKGSAGLVANLANNIAMFNIMDQMNPKGKLLNVAFAVSAAFVFGDHLGFTAGNNQDMIFPVIVGKLVAGITALIVANALAPKLLSKIESANK, from the coding sequence ATGAGTGTATTCACCGAAAGCGTACAGGCTTGGGTCAGCAACATTTCGATCAACTCGGTCATTATGATGATCATGATGATCTTTATGGTCGTCGGTGCGATCGACAAGATCCTGGGCAATAAATATGGTTACGGCGAACAATTTGAAGAAGGCTTCAACGCCATTGGCCCGCTGGCGCTGTCCATGGCCGGTGTTGTTGCAGCGGCTCCCGTTCTGGCGGAGATTTTAGGGCCGATCCTGAAGCCCATCTATACTGCCATTGGCGCGGATGCGTCCATGTTTGCTACCACCCTGCTCGCCTGTGATATGGGCGGCTATCCGCTGGCTATGGAACTGGCCAGCAATGAGGCAATCGGTAACTTTGCCGGCCTCATCCTGGGCACCATGATGGGCCCGACGATCGTATTTACCATCCCGGTTGCACTGGGCATCATCAAGAAAGAGGACCGCTCGTATCTGGGCGCCGGCGTTCTGGCTGGTATGATCACCATCCCGCTCGGCTGTATCGCTGGCGGCCTGGTCATGAATATGACGCCCTATAAGCTGTCTATTGGCACGATTCTCATCAACCTGGTTCCGGTTATCATCATCGCAGCCCTGATCGTCATCGGCCTGTGGTTTGCCCCGTCGGCTATGATCCGCGGCTTTAACGTATTCGGCACCGGCGTTACCATCGTCATCACGATCTTTACCGCCATCGCCGTCTTCCAGCAGATCACGGGTATCATGTTCCCGTTGTTCGACGTGATGTCCACGGTCGATCCGGAAACCGGCCTGACGCCGCTCAATTCCGGTCTGCTCACCTGCGGCCAGATTGGTATCGTCCTGATCGGTGCGTTCCCCATGGTCAAGTGGATCACCAAAACCTTCGGCGGTGCACTCAACAAGATCGGTGCTGCATTCGGCATGAACGATAAGGGTTCGGCTGGTCTGGTCGCCAACCTGGCCAACAACATCGCGATGTTCAACATCATGGATCAGATGAACCCCAAGGGCAAGCTGCTGAACGTTGCATTTGCTGTATCGGCTGCTTTCGTATTCGGCGACCATCTGGGCTTTACCGCTGGCAACAACCAGGATATGATCTTCCCGGTTATCGTTGGCAAGCTGGTTGCTGGTATCACGGCACTGATCGTGGCCAATGCACTCGCTCCCAAGCTGCTCAGCAAGATCGAAAGCGCAAACAAGTAA
- a CDS encoding cupin domain-containing protein, with the protein MNVSEALIREIVEKVIRETMAQPSCGFEKHIDPSGIIGIRTSTVKCEPFEQDGVRLKDLVTLEEAPRMGAGIMELDHTSFEWTLTYDEYDMVIEGELEIEIDGRVIKGGPGDIIYIPQGSHIHFQTPSFARYAYFVYPANWQELG; encoded by the coding sequence ATGAATGTAAGTGAAGCTTTGATCCGTGAGATCGTAGAAAAAGTGATCCGCGAAACCATGGCACAGCCGTCGTGTGGTTTTGAAAAGCATATCGATCCCAGCGGCATCATCGGCATCCGGACTTCCACGGTCAAGTGTGAACCGTTCGAACAGGATGGCGTCCGCTTAAAGGATCTGGTCACCTTAGAAGAAGCACCCCGCATGGGTGCCGGGATCATGGAACTGGATCACACCAGTTTTGAATGGACTCTGACGTATGACGAATACGATATGGTCATCGAAGGCGAATTGGAGATCGAGATCGACGGACGGGTCATCAAAGGCGGCCCGGGCGATATCATTTACATCCCCCAAGGTAGCCACATCCATTTCCAGACCCCCAGTTTTGCCCGATATGCTTATTTCGTCTATCCCGCCAACTGGCAGGAACTCGGATAA